Proteins encoded in a region of the Esox lucius isolate fEsoLuc1 chromosome 9, fEsoLuc1.pri, whole genome shotgun sequence genome:
- the LOC105027492 gene encoding myosin heavy chain, fast skeletal muscle-like — translation MSTDAEMEIYGKAAVYLRKSEKERMEAQAKPFDSKNACYVPDKVELYLKGLVTGRANGKCTVTVTKPDGSKQEGVEFKEDEIFEMNPPKYDKIEDMAMMTYLNEASVLYNLKERYAAWMIYTYSGLFCATVNPYKWLPVYDMEVVNAYRGKKRMEAPPHIFSVSDNAFQFMLIDKENQSVLITGESGAGKTVNTKRVIQYFATIAVSGGEKKKEADPGKMQGSLEDQIIAANPLLEAYGNAKTVRNDNSSRFGKFIRIHFQGGKLAKADIETYLLEKSRVTFQLPDERGYHIFFQMMTGHKPDIVEMSLITTNPYDFPMCSQGQIAVASIDDKAELDATDDAITILGFSNDEKNNIYKLTGAVLHHGNLKFKQKQREEQAEPEGTEVADKIAYLLGLNSSEMLKALCYPRVKVGNEYVTKGQTVPQVNNAVSALSKSIYERMFLWMVIRINEMLDTKQPRQFYIGVLDIAGFEIFDYNSMEQLCINFTNEKLQQFFNHTMFVLEQEEYKKEGIVWAFIDFGMDLAACIELIEKPLGIFSILEEECMFPKSSDTTFKNKLYDQHLGKTKAFEKPKPAKGKAEAHFSLVHYAGTVDYNITGWLEKNKDPLNDSVCQLYGKSSVKLLAGLYPAAPPEDTTKKGGKKKGGSMQTVSSQFRENLGKLMTNLRSTHPHFVRCLIPNESKTPGLMENFLVIHQLRCNGVLEGIRICRKGFPSRIIYADFKQRYKVLNASVIPEGQFMDNKKASEKLLGSIDVNHEDYKFGHTKVFFKAGLLGVLEEMRDEKLASLVGMLQALSRGFLMRREFSKMMERRESIYSIQYNIRSFMNVKHWPWMKVYYKIKPLLKSAETEKELANMKENYEKMKGDLAKALAKKKELEEKMVALVQEKNDLALQVASDSENLNDAEERCEGLIKSKIQMEAKLKETTERLEDEEEMNAELTAKKRKLEDECSELKKDIDDLELTLAKVEKEKHATENKVKNLTEEMSSVEESVAKLTKEKKALQEAHQQTLDDLQAEEDKVNTLTKAKTKLEQQVDDLEGSLEQEKKLRMDLERAKRKLEGDLKLAQESIMDLENDKQQSDEKIKKKEFETSQLLSKIEDEQSMGAQLQKKIKELQARIEELEEEIEAERAARAKVEKQRADLSRELEEISERLEEAGGATAAQIEMNKKREAEFQKLRRDLEESTLQHESTAAALRKKQADSVAELGEQIDNLQRVKQKLEKEKSEYKMEIDDLSSNMEAVAKAKANLEKMCRTLEDQLSEIKTKNDENVRQINDISAQRARLLTENGEFGRQLEEKEALVSQLTRGKQAFTQQVEELKRHIEEEVKAKNALAHGVQSARHDCDLLREQFEEEQEAKAELQRGMSKANSEVAQWRTKYETDAIQRTEELEESKKKLAQRLQEAEETIEATNSKCASLEKTKQRLQGEVEDLMIDVERANAMAANLDKKQRNFDKVLAEWKQKYEEGQAELEGAQKEARSMSTELFKMKNSYEEALDNLETLKRENKNLQQEISDLTEQLGETGKSIHELEKAKKTVETEKSEIQTALEEAEGTLEHEESKILRVQLELNQVKGEVDRKIAEKDEEMEQIKRNSQRVLDSMQSTLDAEVRSRNDALRVKKKMEGDLNEMEIQLSHANRQAAEATKQLRNVQGQLKDAQLHLDDAVRAADDMKEQVSMVERRNGLMVAEIEELRVALEQTERGRKVAETELVDASERVGLLHSQNTSLLNTKKKLESDLVQVQGEVDDIIQEARNAEEKAKKAITDAAMMAEELKKEQDTSSHLERMKKNLEVTVKDLQHRLDEAENLAMKGGKKQLQKLESRVRELETEVEAEQRRGVDAIKGVRKYERRVKELTYQTEEDKKNVARLQDLVDKLQLKVKAYKRQAEEAEEAANQHMSKFRKVQHELEEAEERADIAETQVNKLRAKTRDSGKGKEAAE, via the exons ATGAGTACGGACGCAGAGATGGAAATCTACGGCAAGGCCGCCGTGTACCTCCGCAAGTCTGAGAAGGAGCGGATGGAGGCACAAGCCAAGCCCTTTGATTCAAAGAACGCCTGCTATGTTCCAGATAAGGTGGAGCTGTACCTCAAGGGTTTGGTCACTGGCAGGGCCAATGGAAAGTGCACTGTGACGGTTACAAAACCTGACGGCTCTAAGCAG GAAGGAGTAGAGTTCAAAGAAGATGAAATCTTTGAGATGAACCCCCCGAAGTACGACAAGATTGAGGACATGGCCATGATGACCTACCTGAACGAAGCCTCTGTCCTGTATAACCTCAAAGAGCGTTATGCAGCATGGATGATCTAT ACCTACTCCGGGCTCTTCTGTGCCACGGTGAACCCCTACAAGTGGCTTCCTGTGTACGACATGGAGGTTGTCAACGCCTacagaggaaagaagaggatgGAGGCTCCACCCCACATCTTCTCCGTCTCTGACAACGCCTTCCAGTTCATGCTGATTG ATAAGGAGAACCAGTCCGTCCTGATTAC TGGAGAATCTGGTGCAGGAAAGACTGTCAACACCAAACGTGTCATCCAGTACTTTGCCACCATCGCAGTTTCAGGTGGAGAGAAGAAGAAGGAAGCAGACCCTGGTAAAATGCAG GGATCTCTTGAGGATCAGATCATTGCAGCCAACCCTCTGCTGGAGGCTTACGGTAATGCCAAGACCGTGAGGAACGACAACTCCTCTCGCTTT GGTAAATTCATCAGGATTCATTTCCAAGGTGGTAAACTGGCTAAAGCTGATATCGAGACCT ACCTTCTGGAGAAGTCCAGAGTGACCTTCCAGCTGCCCGATGAGAGAGGCTACCACATCTTCTTCCAGATGATGACAGGCCACAAACCTGACATTGTTG AAATGTCCCTCATCACCACCAACCCCTACGACTTCCCCATGTGCAGTCAGGGTCAGATCGCTGTGGCCAGTATTGACGACAAAGCAGAGCTGGACGCCACAGAT GACGCCATTACAATCCTGGGCTTTTCTAACGATGAGAAGAACAACATCTACAAGCTGACCGGAGCCGTGTTGCACCATGGAAACTTGAAATTCAAGCAGAAGCAGCGTGAGGAGCAGGCCGAGCCAGAGGGCACAGAGG TTGCTGATAAAATTGCATACCTACTGGGTCTGAACTCATCTGAGATGTTGAAGGCTCTGTGTTACCCCAGAGTGAAGGTCGGCAATGAGTATGTCACCAAGGGACAGACTGTACCTCAG GTTAACAACGCTGTCTCAGCTCTGTCCAAGTCCATCTATGAGAGGATGTTCTTGTGGATGGTCATTCGTATCAACGAGATGTTGGACACCAAGCAGCCAAGGCAGTTCTACATCGGTGTGCTGGATATTGCCGGATTTGAGATCTTTGAT TACAACAGCATGGAACAGCTGTGCATCAACTTCACCAATGAGAAACTGCAACAGTTCTTCAACCACACCATGTTTGTCCTGGAGCAAGAGGAGTACAAGAAGGAGGGAATTGTCTGGGCCTTCATTGACTTCGGAATGGACTTGGCTGCCTGTATTGAGCTCATTGAGAAG CCCCTGGGCATCTTCTCCATCCTTGAAGAGGAGTGCATGTTCCCCAAGTCATCAGACACAACCTTCAAGAACAAGCTGTACGACCAGCATCTTGGCAAGACCAAGGCATTTGAGAAGCCCAAGCCTGCCAAGGGCAAGGCAGAGGCCCACTTCTCCCTGGTGCATTACGCCGGCACTGTGGACTACAACATCACTGGCTGGCTGGAGAAGAACAAGGACCCCCTGAACGACTCAGTCTGTCAGCTGTATGGAAAGTCCTCAGTCAAACTGTTGGCTGGCCTGTACCCTGCTGCCCCACCTGAGG ATACAACCAAGAAAGGAGGAAAGAAGAAGGGTGGTTCTATGCAGACTGTGTCCTCCCAGTTCAGG GAGAACTTGGGCAAGCTGATGACCAACCTGAGGAGCACTCATCCCCACTTTGTGCGCTGCCTGATCCCCAATGAGTCCAAGACTCCAG GTCTGATGGAGAACTTCCTGGTCATCCACCAGCTCAGGTGTAACGGTGTACTGGAGGGCATCAGGATCTGCAGGAAGGGCTTCCCAAGCAGAATCATCTACGCTGACTTCAAGCAGAG gtacaaagtactgaatgccAGTGTCATCCCCGAGGGTCAGTTCATGGACAACAAGAAGGCTTCTGAGAAGCTGCTTGGGTCCATTGATGTGAATCATGAGGACtacaagtttggacacaccaag GTGTTCTTCAAAGCCGGTCTTCTGGGTGTgctggaggagatgagagatgagaagcTGGCCTCTCTGGTCGGCATGCTCCAGGCTCTTAGCCGTGGATTCCTCATGAGGAGAGAGTTCTCCAAGatgatggagaggag AGAGTCCATCTATTCCATCCAGTACAACATCCGCTCATTTATGAATGTGAAACACTGGCCATGGATGAAGGTTTATTACAAGATCAAGCCTCTGCTGAAGAGTGCTGAGACTGAGAAGGAGTTGGCCAACATGAAGGAGAACTATGAGAAGATGAAGGGAGACCTAGCAAAGGCTTTGGCCAAGAAGAAGGAGTTGGAGGAGAAGATGGTGGCATTGGTTCAGGAGAAAAATGACCTGGCACTCCAAGTCGCATCT GACTCTGAGAATCTGAATGATGCTGAGGAAAGGTGTGAGGGGCTCATCAAGAGTAAGATCCAGATGGAGGCCAAACTCAAAGAAACGACCGAGAggctggaggatgaggaggagatgaatgcTGAGTTGACTGCCAAGAAGAGGAAGCTGGAGGATGAGTGTTCTGAGCTAAAGAAGGACATTGATGACCTGGAGCTCACCCTGGCcaaagtggagaaggagaagcatGCCACTGAAAACAAG GTGAAAAACCTGACAGAGGAGATGTCGTCTGTAGAAGAAAGTGTAGCCAAGCTGACCAAGGAGAAGAAAGCCCTCCAAGAGGCCCACCAGCAGACCCTGGATGACCTGCAGGCAGAGGAGGACAAAGTCAACACTCTGACCAAGGCCAAGACCAAGCTGGAACAGCAAGTGGACGAC CTTGAGGGTTCTCTGGAGCAAGAGAAGAAGCTCCGTATGGACCTTGAGAGAGCCAAGAGAAAGTTGGAGGGAGATCTGAAACTGGCCCAGGAGTCCATAATGGACCTGGAGAATGACAAGCAGCAGTCTGACGAGAAGATAAAGaa gaAGGAGTTTGAGACAAGCCAGCTCCTCAGCAAGATTGAGGATGAGCAGTCTATGGGAGCTCAGCTGCAGAAGAAGATCAAGGAACTCCAG GCCCGTattgaggagctggaggaggagattgAGGCTGAGCGTGCAGCCAGGGCCAAGGTTGAGAAGCAGAGGGCCGATCTGTCCAGGGAACTCGAGGAGATCAGCGAGAGGCTGGAAGAGGCCGGAGGTGCCACTGCTGCTCAGATTGAGATGAACAAGAAGCGTGAGGCTGAGTTCCAGAAACTGCGTCGTGATCTAGAAGAGTCCACCCTGCAGCATGAATCCACAGCCGCTGCTCTGCGCAAGAAGCAGGCCGACAGCGTGGCTGAACTCGGGGAGCAGATCGACAACCTGCAGCGCGTCAAGCAGAaactggagaaagagaagagcgAGTACAAGATGGAGATTGATGATCTGTCTAGCAACATGGAGGCAGTCGCCAAGGCCAAG GCCAATCTAGAGAAGATGTGCCGTACTCTTGAGGACCAGCTGAGCGAAATCAAGACTAAGAATGATGAGAATGTTCGCCAGATCAACGACATCAGTGCACAGAGGGCCAGACTCCTGACAGAAAATG GTGAGTTTGGTCGTCagctggaggagaaggaagcCCTGGTGTCTCAGCTGACCAGAGGCAAACAGGCTTTCACCCAGCAGGTGGAGGAGCTGAAGAGGCATATTGAGGAGGAGGTCAAG GCTAAAAATGCATTGGCCCATGGTGTCCAGTCCGCTCGTCATGACTGTGACCTCCTGAGGGAGCAgtttgaggaggaacaggaggccAAGGCAGAGCTGCAGCGTGGCATGTCTAAGGCCAACAGTGAGGTGGCTCAGTGGAGGACCAAGTATGAAACTGATGCCATCCAGCGtacagaagagctggaggagtcCAA GAAGAAGCTGGCCCAGCGTCTACAGGAGGCTGAGGAGACCATTGAAGCGACCAACTCCAAGTGCGCCTCCCTGGAGAAGACCAAGCAGAGActgcagggagaggtggaggacctCATGATTGATGTGGAGAGAGCCAACGCAATGGCTGCCAACCTCGACAAGAAGCAGAGGAACTTTGACAAG GTTCTGGCAGAGTGGAAACAAAAGTATGAGGAGGGTCAGGCTGAGCTGGAAGGAGCTCAGAAGGAGGCGCGCTCCATGAGCACTGAACTCTTCAAGATGAAGAACTCTTACGAAGAGGCTCTGGATAATCTGGAAACtctgaagagagagaacaagaaccTACAAC agGAGATATCTGACCTGACTGAGCAGCTTGGAGAGACTGGCAAGAGCATCCATGAGCTGGAGAAGGCCAAGAAGACAGTTGAGACAGAGAAGTCTGAGATCCAGACTGCTCTAGAGGAGGCTGAG GGAACATTGGAACATGAGGAATCCAAGATTCTGCGTGTGCAGCTGGAGCTGAACCAGGTCAAGGGTGAGGTGGACAGGAAGATCGCCGAGAAGGATGAGGAGATGGAACAGATCAAGAGGAACAGCCAGAGGGTGCTGGACTCCATGCAGAGCACCCTGGACGCTGAGGTCAGGAGCAGGAATGATGCCCTGAGggtgaagaagaagatggagggagacctgAACGAGATGGAGATCCAGCTGAGCCACGCCAACAGGCAGGCCGCTGAGGCCACCAAGCAGCTGAGGAACGTCCAGGGACAGCTCAAG GATGCCCAACTGCACCTTGATGATGCTGTCCGCGCCGCAGATGACATGAAGGAGCAGGTATCCATGGTGGAGCGTAGAAATGGCCTGATGGTGGCTGAAATCGAAGAGCTGAGGGTTGCTCtggagcagacagagagaggccgCAAAGTGGCAGAGACTGAACTGGTTGATGCCAGTGAGCGTGTTGGACTGTTACACTCCCAG AACACCAGCCTTCTGAACACCAAGAAGAAGCTGGAATCTGACCTGGTGCAGGTCCAGGGAGAGGTGGATGACATTATCCAGGAGGCCAGGAATGCAGAGGAGAAGGCCAAGAAGGCCATTACTGAT GCGGCCATGATGGCtgaggagctgaagaaggagcaggacaccagctctcacctggagaggatgaagaagaacCTGGAGGTCACAGTCAAGGACCTGCAGCATCGTCTGGATGAGGCTGAGAATCTGGCCATGAAGGGAGGCAAGAAGCAGCTCCAGAAACTGGAGTCCAGG GTGCGTGAgttggagacagaggtggaagCCGAGCAGAGAAGAGGTGTCGATGCCATCAAGGGTGTCCGAAAATATGAGCGCAGAGTCAAGGAGCTGACTTACCAG ACTGAGGAGGACAAGAAGAACGTTGCCAGACTTCAGGACCTGGTAGACAAGCTGCAGTTGAAAGTGAAGGCCTACAAGAGACAGGCTGAGGAAGCT GAGGAAGCAGCCAATCAGCACATGTCCAAGTTCAGGAAGGTGCAGCACGAgctggaggaggcagaggagcgTGCTGACATCGCTGAGACTCAGGTCAACAAGCTCAGAGCCAAGACCCGCGACAGTGGAAAG GGCAAAGAAGCTGCTGAATAA